The stretch of DNA ATCCTTTGCAATAAACTCACCCTCAGTTTTACGAGTCAGCTCAAAAGCCTCTAAAGCATTCTTTATAACTGGCTTAAGATGTTTCCAAATAGTTTCATCACTGTATACAAGGGACTCGGTTTTTATCAGATCGCTAAACTGAAGCAGATCCTTTATTTCAATGTCTCCAGCCAACGAGAACTGTTTTTTAACTTCACGGAAAATATTTACGTAATTTTCCGTTTTTTCTTTGTCCCAGGTTAACTGAGAAGTTTGGGCATCCCTGTCGCAGGAGATCAATACAGTGACACTTCCTCTGCTGATAAAAGAACTCACTTCTTTTTTAATTTTTTGTTCGAGATTCGAGGCGAATTTTGGCTGCCTGACCTGTAGTTCTAAAAATCTGTTGTTGACTCCGCGTATTTCAACTTTATACGTTCCGGAAGGGGTATTTTGTTCGGCTAAACCGAAACCGGTCATGCTACGCATAGGCATATTTTCTGTGATCCCTCGCCGTAGGAAATTTAAGGAT from Chitinispirillum alkaliphilum encodes:
- a CDS encoding Protein YicC, with product MPMRSMTGFGLAEQNTPSGTYKVEIRGVNNRFLELQVRQPKFASNLEQKIKKEVSSFISRGSVTVLISCDRDAQTSQLTWDKEKTENYVNIFREVKKQFSLAGDIEIKDLLQFSDLIKTESLVYSDETIWKHLKPVIKNALEAFELTRKTEGEFIAKDLKKILKEITKTIQKIEKRAPERVSHYSENLNSRIESMLETQVDPQRIATEVAIIADKIDISEECIRLRAHVAKFTDDFKLDEPTGKRMGFLLQEMNREANTIGSKANDTEISHMSVSLKENIEKIREQIQNIE